The Rhinolophus ferrumequinum isolate MPI-CBG mRhiFer1 chromosome 4, mRhiFer1_v1.p, whole genome shotgun sequence genome has a window encoding:
- the LOC117021093 gene encoding LOW QUALITY PROTEIN: pumilio homolog 3-like (The sequence of the model RefSeq protein was modified relative to this genomic sequence to represent the inferred CDS: substituted 1 base at 1 genomic stop codon) — translation MMEVKGKKKFTGKNTKTSQEKNRFHKNSDSGSSKTFPRKVKEGGLKITPKNFEKGATKPGRKGVKQFKNKQQGDKIPKNKFQQANKFNKKRKFQPDSKSEDSAAKKPKWDDFKKKKKELKQSRQLSDRTNYDIVVRAKQLWEMLRRKDCDKEKRVKLMSDLQKLIQGKIKTIAFAHDSTRVIQCYIQYGNEEQKKQAFEELRDDLVELSKAKYSRNIVKKFLMYGGVRSKPQIAEIIRSFKGHVRKMLRHAEASAIVEYAYNDKAILEQRNMLTEELYGNTFQLYKSADHPTLDKVLQVHPEKLELIMDEMKQILTPMAQKEAVIKHSLVHKVFLDFFTYAPPKLRSEMIEAIXEAVVYVAHTHDGARVAMHCLWHGTPKDRKVIVKTMKTYVEKVANGQYSHLVLLAAFDCIDDTKLVKQIIISEIISSLPNILNDKYGRKVLLNLLSPRDPAHTVREIIEVLQKGDGNAHSKKDTEIRRRELLESISPALLNYLQGHVQEVVLDKSACVLVSDILGAATEDVQPAMNAIASLASAELHPGGKDGELHIAEHPAGHLVLKWLIEQDKKMRENGREGCFAKTLIEHVGMKNLKSWASVNRAAIILSCLLQSSDQEVAKKIKAGLKSLIPTLEKNKNNSKGIETLLEKLST, via the coding sequence ATGATGGaagtcaaagggaaaaaaaaatttacagggaaaaatacaaagacgtcacaagaaaaaaacagatttcataAAAACAGTGATTCTGGTTCTTCAAAGACGTTCCCAAGAAAAGTTAAGGAAGGTGGACTTAAAATCACACCTAAGAACTTTGAGAAAGGTGCCACaaaaccaggaagaaaaggtGTGAAGCAGTTCAAGAATAAGCAGCAAGGGGataaaataccaaagaataaATTCCAGCAGGCAAATAAATTcaacaagaagagaaaatttcAGCCGGACAGTAAAAGTGAGGACTCAGCAGCCAAGAAACCCAAATGGGATGatttcaaaaagaagaagaaagaactgaaGCAAAGCAGACAACTTAGTGACAGAACCAACTATGACATTGTTGTTCGGGCAAAGCAGCTTTGGGAGATGTTGAGAAGAAAAGActgtgacaaagaaaaaagagtgaagtTGATGAGTGATTTGCAGAAGTTGAttcaaggaaaaattaaaaccattgcATTTGCACATGATTCAACTCGTGTGATCCAGTGTTACATTCAGTATGgtaatgaagaacagaaaaaacaggCTTTTGAAGAACTGCGAGATGATTTGGTTGAATTAAGTAAAGCTAAATATTCCAGAAATATTGTTAAGAAATTTCTCATGTATGGTGGTGTTAGGAGTAAACCCCAGATTGCAGAGATAATAAGAAGTTTTAAAGGCCACGTAAGGAAGATGCTCCGGCATGCAGAGGCATCAGCCATCGTGGAGTACGCCTACAATGACAAAGCCATTTTGGAGCAGAGGAACATGTTGACGGAGGAGCTCTATGGGAACACATTTCAGCTTTACAAGTCAGCAGATCACCCAACTCTGGACAAAGTATTACAGGTACACCCAGAAAAACTAGAGCTTATCATGGATGAAATGAAACAGATTCTAACTCCAATGGCCCAAAAGGAAGCTGTGATTAAGCACTCATTGGTGCATAAAGTATTCTTGGACTTTTTTACCTATGCACCCCCAAAGCTAAGATCAGAAATGATCGAAGCCATCTGAGAAGCGGTTGTATACGTGGCACACACACACGATGGCGCCAGAGTGGCCATGCACTGCCTGTGGCATGGCACTCCCAAGGACAGGAAAGTGATTGTGAAAACAATGAAGACTTATGTTGAAAAGGTGGCTAATGGCCAATATTCCCATTTGGTTTTACTGGCAGCATTTGATTGTATTGATGATACTAAGCTTGTGAAGCAGATAATCATATCAGAAATTATTAGTTCCTTGCCTAACATATTAAATGACAAATATGGAAGGAAGGTCCTATTGAACCTACTAAGCCCCCGAGATCCTGCACATACAGTACGAGAAATCATTGAAGTTCTGCAGAAAGGAGATGGAAACGCACACAGCAAGAAAGATACAGAGATCCGTCGCCGAGAGCTCTTAGAATCCATCTCTCCAGCTTTGTTAAACTACTTACAAGGACATGTCCAAGAAGTGGTTCTAGATAAGTCTGCATGTGTGTTGGTTTCTGACATTCTGGGAGCTGCCACTGAAGACGTTCAGCCTGCCATGAATGCCATCGCCAGCTTGGCATCAGCAGAACTGCACCCTGGTGGCAAGGATGGAGAGCTTCACATTGCAGAACATCCTGCAGGACATCTTGTTCTGAAGTGGTTAATAGAGCAAGataaaaagatgagagaaaacgGAAGAGAAGGTTGTTTTGCAAAAACACTCATAGAGCATGTTGGTATGAAGAACCTGAAGTCCTGGGCCAGTGTAAATCGAGCTGCCATTATTCTTTCTTGCCTTCTCCAGAGTTCTGATCAAGAAGTTGCAAAGAAAATCAAAGCTGGACTGAAAAGCCTGATTCCcacattggaaaaaaacaaaaacaacagcaaaggAATAGAAACGCTACTTGAAAAACTGTCCACATAG